In the bacterium genome, TTCTGAAGGTCTCTGGCGGTTACATCATTAAAACAGGTAAATCCTAATATTTTGTCCCAGACATTATCAGGCTCTAAATCTTTAGCCCTGTCTTTTATAATCACGGCTAATTCTGCCTCGTAGTCTAATTGTTTTGTTTGAGGAGGATAGATGATAGAGTCTTCATGACCAATAATCGAACTGGGCGGTTTCATAAACAGGACTGGTTCATCGGGAATAGGTAGATTTAGTTCTCTGGCGTGATCTTTATAATTCAATCCGACCGCGATAATCTTTGACGGCTGGGATGGAGGTAAAATCTTCACTTCATTCAGGTTATAACTCATTCCATCCGCACAACTAATAATGTCTTTTTCAACTATTCCTTTTTTACTCTCTTTCCCATCAAAAAACATAACCCATTTCATAATACTTCAGATAACCCCAAGGAGTA is a window encoding:
- a CDS encoding fumarylacetoacetate hydrolase family protein — its product is MKWVMFFDGKESKKGIVEKDIISCADGMSYNLNEVKILPPSQPSKIIAVGLNYKDHARELNLPIPDEPVLFMKPPSSIIGHEDSIIYPPQTKQLDYEAELAVIIKDRAKDLEPDNVWDKILGFTCFNDVTARDLQKKDGQWTRAKSFDTFSPIGPFVVNDINPNNLQIESYLNGTLKQSSNTQNLIFKVEELVSFISKVMTLLPGDVITTGTPAGIGPMNPGDIIEIKIKGIGTLRNYVR